In Nymphaea colorata isolate Beijing-Zhang1983 chromosome 3, ASM883128v2, whole genome shotgun sequence, a genomic segment contains:
- the LOC116251238 gene encoding uncharacterized protein LOC116251238, giving the protein MASCEEMLMGIFDTRNRIVRQLKEQQQLFDQALHSSLLLRGIQPPAWLSGARATTVTGDRCHPGSKEDLVPGLLIPPHKQIANSCVGCCTYNKSEALYSIGTHDFNKEFKTDNMSTLMKGDIREPNGNEICGDSQNGDPPPQTAAMPSEVCIAPDRSLEKITRSRSRQRALEQRNSEKKRETDDKKAAENENTGRVASSRFACQQSNIGVRSMDPLKYRKGFGTEKTVHPLNSKEVSIRDDKIGCRILGYESSARNRATQQMHDGNVCPPCGLSSVEIAKAAERQPVYGNMLAIQPKELMFDDMEDCSVKDKRPDLDDEQIFESERLEKNKNMQPESANLANLEDFSEQIQREMVVSGDDLSANESSQIGMTTMDASEGNMMQDVLSSAEQLAEVRKLVDSLNVQSPEGSSCSHLQQGIDDTMPNKEVSDVTLRKSTNSSREHIKSERKVTDTKNKREVTEGDVSEVNLDTTRFSSSDQLKIRKLSDSANLQPREQGASVGTQRRITRSMSSCFLNGGEDTQRQTASVTGNQNRGASSSLKRLQKVDEFVHSNSLHVRDLDYSLKDMVNETVGIALCGTVDKSVAVLNISPKNCKTGSKASYFLRNRSLTHQRNVDASLMAGSNGSKPRHSSQSFMLSENPMGYVCNLSRPAYWMQPNNDNQLNPKAITAPSMMGGNLQTQNEDAESASGISEAIVESHNDTSNQIHAADSDLDARFDGVEAHQSTKQSDIDRLQSLPLSQAGCSPIFLQEVEHDLKDQYASTPSAFQKTSVASPRGSEFEEQVNEASDHPLTNQQGSERLAITVLDNNKCSDPKDDLQRLGGTKPQVMSVDYSVEEKAGSCVSDTHHTGDTEQDLEKKQPSQEKEFVSPSCPASRTTVCDSLDYSGKHSSTFGVDDSLPVFEGFSVGLPIFCGEPPVMEGSKLYDYLDFSSFKTTAVDGPQICKSTSFLTPRSNATAKYKIHSTPDVYQSLPNGLLEHMRGSFLCNAEDLKHVGTTVGEDGILHEIRCISGLQLMDGSLRGSYCGSTSGSDAKLRKGIRSPAASTPATGKFSERTLLKSNSSSSGKQFKNPELTCFRIEEEETNMNEENGHVDLDDVSEISPKRNCSGMNMPENALADISMSHCGSSDINDEGETFLHSNSTNRDHTQTAFAGKESGVSERHSDERKNVMDDKENRYPSFSVGKFEKVSNFLPKRTSKAKLSGNVGRANGSQAVSGKDRKLNNIVANISSFVPLIQQKKPVPAKRDVKVKALEAAEAAKRLEEKKEIERKMRKEAAKLEREKLMLENLKQMEEQKRREEEKKQKRRADLAKRQQREEEEKKEKERKRKLIEESRKQFRLAEEKELQHKVDKDEFKRKEAKRQKVEKGRDGIEQMKTALSGTGIVGASDAGPSEHVRGEGEAVAVLRDKLIGTNTLANVDKGCSSGIEETEEMQYEMSPYRGSDDEEEEDDDMARRKFIPSWARKENLIPVLCRQQHVDPDVIFPSIKGCNLNEVLGSTNFSRYRDRNGRGESGCWLNDSFTQQEEYQYKLKMGYIKL; this is encoded by the exons ATGGCGAGTTGCGAGGAGATGTTGATGGGGATCTTCGATACGAGGAACCGGATTGTGAGGCAGCTAAAGGAGCAGCAGCAGCTATTCGACCAAGCCCTCCATTCGTCGCTTCTTCTCAGAGGCATCCAACCGCCGGCGTGGCTCTCCGGTGCCAGAGCCACGACGGTAACTGGGGATCGCTGTCATCCTG GGAGCAAAGAAGATCTAGTTCCTGGTCTACTAATCCCGCCACATAAGCAGATTGCCAACTCCTGTGTTGGTTGCTGCACTTATAATAAGTCAGAAGCTCTGTATTCTATAGGGACCCATGATTTTAATAAAGAATTCAAGACAGACAATATGTCAACATTAATGAAAGGAGATATTCGGGAACCTAATGGCAATGAGATATGCGGTGATAGTCAAAATGGTGACCCTCCACCCCAAACTGCTGCAATGCCTTCTGAAGTTTGTATTGCACCGGATCGCTCCTTGGAGAAAATTACACGGTCGAGATCAAGGCAACGAGCATTAGAGCAGCGTAACagtgaaaagaaaagggaaactgATGACAAGAAAGCTGCTGAAAACGAAAATACAGGGAGAGTTGCATCGTCCAGGTTTGCTTGTCAGCAGTCGAATATTGGGGTACGCTCAATGGACCCATTGAAATATCGCAAAGGTTTTGGAACTGAAAAGACAGTTCACCCTTTGAACTCCAAGGAGGTGTCAATTCGTGACGACAAGATAGGATGTAGAATTTTGGGTTATGAAAGTTCTGCAAGGAATAGAGCAACACAACAAATGCATGATGGAAATGTTTGCCCACCTTGTGGTTTATCTTCAGTTGAAATTGCAAAAGCTGCTGAAAGACAGCCGGTTTATGGAAATATGTTGGCAATTCAGCCCAAAGAGCTGATGTTCGATGATATGGAAGATTGCAGTGTGAAGGATAAACGTCCTGATTTAGATGATGAGCAAATCTTCGAAAGCGAGCGtcttgagaaaaacaagaacatgcAGCCAGAGTCGGCTAATTTAGCGAACTTGGAAGACTTCTCTGAACAGATACAGAGAGAAATGGTCGTATCTGGGGACGATCTGTCAGCAAATGAAAGCTCACAAATTGGGATGACCACCATGGACGCTTCAGAAGGTAATATGATGCAGGATGTTTTATCTTCAGCTGAGCAGTTGGCAGAGGTAAGGAAGTTGGTTGATTCACTGAATGTTCAGTCCCCAGAAGGTAGTAGTTGCTCTCATCTTCAACAGGGAATTGATGATACAATGCCAAACAAAGAGGTTAGTGATGTTACTCTCAGAAAATCGACCAATTCATCTCGGGAACACATAAAAAGCGAAAGAAAAGTCACtgacacaaaaaacaaaagagaagtcACAGAAGGGGATGTCTCAGAAGTTAACCTGGATACCACTAGGTTTTCGTCGAGTGATCAATTGAAGATCAGAAAGCTATCAGATTCAGCAAATCTTCAACCTAGAGAACAAGGTGCCTCTGTTGGCACTCAGAGGAGGATTACACGATCAATGTCATCCTGTTTCCTCAATGGAGGAGAAGATACCCAAAGACAAACGGCTTCTGtcactggaaatcagaatcgtGGAGCTTCTTCCTCACTTAAGCGGTTGCAGAAAGTAGATGAGTTTGTGCATTCAAACAGTTTGCATGTTAGAGATCTAGATTATTCTCTGAAGGATATGGTGAACGAAACCGTGGGAATTGCCCTTTGTGGTACTGTAGATAAGAGTGTTGCAGTCTTGAATATATCGCCCAAGAATTGCAAGACAGGAAGTAAGGCTTCTTACTTCCTGCGAAATCGTTCTCTTACCCATCAAAGAAATGTTGATGCGTCTCTTATGGCGGGCAGTAATGGAAGCAAGCCACGTCATTCTTCTCAAAGCTTCATGTTGAGTGAAAACCCCATGGGATATGTTTGTAACCTCTCACGTCCAGCATACTGGATGCAACCAAATAATGATAACCAACTGAATCCTAAAGCTATTACTGCACCATCAATGATGGGAGGCAACCTGCAGACTCAAAATGAGGATGCTGAATCTGCAAGTGGAATTTCAGAAGCCATAGTAGAATCCCATAATGACACATCTAATCAAATTCATGCtgcggattcggatttggatgcTCGGTTTGATGGTGTTGAAGCCCATCAGTCTACGAAACAATCTGATATAGATCGATTGCAATCTTTGCCTTTGTCGCAAGCAGGCTGCTCTCCAATTTTCTTACAAGAG GTTGAACATGATTTGAAGGACCAGTATGCATCAACACCTTCGGCATTTCAGAAGACTTCGGTCGCTTCCCCACGTGGTTCTGAATTTGAAGAGCAAGTAAATGAAGCTTCTGATCATCCGTTAACGAACCAGCAAGGATCAGAAAGGCTTGCTATTACTGTTCTAGACAACAACAAGTGCTCGGATCCGAAAGATGATCTGCAGCGACTTGGTGGGACTAAACCTCAAGTTATGAGTGTGGATTATTCTGTGGAGGAGAAGGCTGGTTCTTGCGTGTCTGATACGCATCATACAGGTGACACTGAACAAGACTTGGAGAAAAAACAGCCAtctcaagaaaaagaatttgtttCGCCATCTTGTCCTGCAAGTCGGACCACTGTTTGCGATTCTCTTGATTACTCTGGTAAACATTCATCAACATTTGGGGTTGACGACTCACTGCCAGTGTTCGAAGGATTCAGTGTAGGTCTCCCTATTTTTTGTGGAGAACCACCTGTCATGGAAGGTAGTAAATTGTATGAttatttggatttttcaagtttcaaaacaACTGCTGTTGATGGTCCTCAGATATGCAAGTCGACCTCTTTTCTAACACCACGCTCAAATGCCACTGCGAAGTATAAGATCCATTCGACTCCAGACGTTTATCAATCCTTACCTAATGGGCTTCTGGAACACATGAGGGGCTCATTCCTATGTAATGCTGAAGACCTTAAACATGTTGGGACTACGGTAGGTGAAGATGGCATCCTTCATGAGATACGCTGCATTTCAGGTTTGCAATTGATGGATGGTTCCTTGAGGGGTTCTTACTGTGGCTCCACTTCGGGTTCAGATGCTAAACTTCGGAAGGGTATTAGGAGCCCCGCTGCCTCAACCCCTGCTACTGGAAAATTTTCTGAGAGAACTCTCCTGAAATCGAACAGCAGCAGTTCGGGAAAGCAATTTAAAAACCCAGAACTTACGTGTTTCCgaattgaggaagaagagactAATATGAACGAAGAAAACGGACACGTGGATCTTGATGATGTTTCTGAAATATCTCCCAAACGGAACTGCTCGGGGATGAATATGCCAGAGAACGCGCTTGCGGATATCAGCATGTCGCACTGTGGCTCTTCAGATATTAATGATGAAGGCGAAACTTTCTTGCACAGCAACAGCACAAATAGGGATCACACGCAGACAGCTTTTGCCGGaaaagaaagtggtgtgagcgAAAGGCACAGTGATGAGCGAAAAAATGTCATGGATGATAAAGAGAACCGttatccttctttttctgttggcAAGTTTGAAAAGGTTTCCAACTTTCTTCCCAAGAGGACCAGTAAGGCGAAATTGTCGGGGAATGTGGGAAGGGCGAACGGAAGTCAGGCTGTCAGCGGAAAGGATAGGAAGCTGAACAATATCGTGGCCAACATTTCATCCTTCGTACCTCTTATTCAACAAAAGAAGCCAGTTCCTG CCAAGAGAGATGTAAAGGTCAAAGCCTTGGAAGCCGCTGAAGCAGCAAAGCGCcttgaagagaaaaaggaaattgagCGGAAAATGAGGAAAGAAGCTGCGAAGCTAGAAAGAGAGAAGCTGATGCTAGAAAATCTCAAACAAATGGaagaacagaaaagaagggaagaggagaaaaaacagaaaaggaggGCTGATCTAGCAAAGCGACAGCagagggaagaggaagagaaaaaagagaaggaaaggaagcgCAAACTAATTGAAGAATCACGCAAACAGTTCAGATTAGCTGAGGAGAAAGAACTGCAGCACAAA GTTGATAAGGACgaattcaagaggaaagagGCGAAAAGACAGAAGGTAGAGAAAGGGCGAGATGGAATTGAACAAATGAAAACCGCACTTTCAGGAACAGGGATAGTAGGTGCTAGTGATGCTGGGCCATCTGAGCATGTTCGTGGAGAAGGCGAAGCGGTTGCTGTTCTCCGTGACAAG
- the LOC116250353 gene encoding nuclear transcription factor Y subunit B-1-like → MGSPSVGGGSQEGKPPEDVGAAASAAAAERDGCLVREQDRFMPIANVIRIMRRILPSHAKISDDAKETIQECVSEYISFVTSEANERCQREQRKTITADDVLWAMRKLGFDDYVEPLSVYLQKFREMEGERGGMRVVDGLTGSMRKDMGALNGYHSSTHHGMYGGGGGRFYRDGGRGGGAPPAAGGGGSLYRGPV, encoded by the coding sequence ATGGGGAGTCCCTCCGTTGGTGGTGGTAGTCAGGAAGGGAAGCCCCCTGAGGATGTTGGCGCCGCTGCTTCTGCTGCTGCCGCAGAAAGAGATGGTTGCTTGGTGAGGGAGCAAGACCGGTTCATGCCCATAGCGAACGTGATAAGGATAATGAGGAGGATCCTCCCCAGCCACGCCAAGATCTCAGACGACGCCAAGGAGACGATCCAAGAGTGTGTGTCGGAGTACATCTCCTTCGTCACCAGCGAGGCCAACGAGCGCTGCCAGAGGGAGCAGAGGAAGACCATCACTGCAGATGATGTGCTGTGGGCCATGAGGAAGTTGGGGTTCGATGACTACGTCGAGCCCCTCTCAGTCTACTTGCAGAAGTTCAGGGAGATGGAAGGGGAGAGAGGGGGGATGCGGGTGGTGGATGGCctcaccgggagcatgagaaagGACATGGGTGCTCTCAATGGCTACCATAGTTCTACTCACCATGGGATGTATGGTGGCGGTGGTGGAAGGTTTTACAGGGACGGTGGAAGGGGCGGTGGCGCTCCTCctgctgctggtggtggtggttctCTATACCGAGGTCCGGTATGA